Proteins encoded together in one Pangasianodon hypophthalmus isolate fPanHyp1 chromosome 18, fPanHyp1.pri, whole genome shotgun sequence window:
- the mest gene encoding mesoderm-specific transcript homolog protein, translating into MSRHTSPAGEECVSACAVMREWWQRVVLLFCVPLLAFYLHIPQPPLSPALHTWHSSGRFFSFRGNKIFYKESLGAVGSSEVLLLLHGFPTSSYDWHKIWEPLSQRFNRVIALDFLGFGFSDKPRPHRYSVFEQAGVVEALISHLGLAEQKINLLSHDYGDTVALELLYRSDNNRTGHVAINSLCLSNGGIFPETHYPRFLQKVLKDSGFISPLLTRLINFYLFSKGIGEVFGPYTQPTEAELWDMWTGIRFNDGNLVMDSILQYINQRLKHRERWVGALTTTLTPLHMIYGPLDPVNPYPEFIHLYQKLVPRSTITVLDEHISHYPQLEDPTGFTNAYLNFINSF; encoded by the exons ATGAGCCGCCACACTTCAcct gcaggagaggagtgtgtgtctgcctgcGCTGTGATGAGGGAGTGGTGGCAGCGTGTGGTGCTGCTGTTCTGCGTTCCTCTTCTCGCCTTCTACCTGCACATCCCGCAGCCTCCGCTTTCGCCCGCCCTGCACACCTGGCACTCCTCCGGACGCTTCTTCAGCTTCCGAGGAAACAAGATCTTTTACAAAG AGTCGCTGGGCGCTGTGGGGAGCTCTgaggtgctgctgctgcttcatgGGTTTCCCACCTCGAGCTACGACTGGCACAAG ATTTGGGAGCCTCTGAGTCAGCGGTTTAACAGAGTCATTGCACTCGACTTCCTCGGCTTTGGCTTCTCTGACAAACCT AGGCCGCATCGGTATTCAGTGTTCGAGCAGGCCGGTGTAGTGGAGGCTTTAATCTCACATCTGGGCCTCGCCGAGCAGAAGATCAACCTGCTGTCACATGACTATGGAGACACTGTAGCACTCGAGCTCCTCTACAG GAGTGACAACAATCGAACTGGACACGTGGCCATAAACAGCCTCTGCCTTTCAAACGGAG GTATATTCCCTGAGACGCATTACCCGAGGTTTCTTCAGAAG GTCCTGAAGGATTCTGGTTTCATCTCCCCTCTGCTTACCAGACTTATAAACTTCTACCTCTTCTCTAAAGG GATTGGAGAAGTCTTCGGTCCGTACACGCAGCCGACTGAAGCCGAGCTCTGGGACATGTGGACAGGGATCCGCTTTAACGATGGAAACTTGGTTATGGACAG CATCCTGCAGTATATTAATCAGAGactgaagcacagagagagatgggttGGAGCGCTCACCACTACATTAACCCCAT TGCATATGATCTACGGACCGCTCGATCCAGTGAATCCATACCCCGAGTTTATTCATCTCTACCA aaaaCTGGTTCCAAGGTCGACTATAACGGTTCTGGATGAGCACATCAGCCATTACCCTCAGCTCGAGGATCCCACAGGCTTCACGAACGCCTACCTCAACTTCATCAACTCTTTCTGA